The Tenrec ecaudatus isolate mTenEca1 chromosome 9, mTenEca1.hap1, whole genome shotgun sequence genome window below encodes:
- the LOC142455958 gene encoding LOW QUALITY PROTEIN: elongation factor 2-like (The sequence of the model RefSeq protein was modified relative to this genomic sequence to represent the inferred CDS: deleted 3 bases in 2 codons), with product MRVSGGSNTSGSLRKETEVMLSQKAQGVPAETSREGFAVRKLQNDQYRNWIPLLKAVMRRWLPAGDALLQMITIHLPSPVTAQKYRCELLYEGPPDDEAAMGIKSCDPKGPLMMYISKMVPTSDKGHFYTFGRVFSGLVSTGLKVRIMGPNYTPGKKEDLYLKSIQRTILMMGRYVEPIEDVPCGNIVGLVGVDQFLVKTGTITTFEHAHNMRVMKFSVSPVVRVAVEAKNPADLPKLVEGLKRLAKSDPMVQCIIEESGKHIIAGAGELHLEICLKDLEEDHTCIPIKKSDPVVSYRETISEESSMLCLSKSPNKHNRLYMKARPFPDGLAEDIDKGDVSARQELKQRARYLAKKYEWDVAEARKIWCFGPDGTGPNVLTDITKGVQYLNEIKDSVVAGFQWATKEGALCEENIRGVRFDVHDVTLHADAIHRGGGQIIPTARRCLYSSVLTAQPRLMEPIYLVEIQCPEQVVGGICGVLNRKRGHVFEESQVAGTPMFVVKAYLPVNESFGFTADLRSNTGGQAFPQCVLDHGQILPGDPFENTSRPSQVVAETRKRKGLKEGIPALDNFLDKL from the exons tatagaaactggATACCCCTCCTGAAGGCTGTGATGCGACGGTGGCTGCCAGCCGGGGACGCGCTGCTGCAGATGATCACCATCCACCTGCCCTCTCCTGTGACGGCCCAGAAGTACCGCTGCGAGCTGCTCTATGAA GGCCCCCCCGACGATGAGGCTGCCATGGGTATTAAAAGCTGTGACCCCAAAGGTCCCCTCATGATGTACATTTCCAAGATGGTGCCAACCTCAGACAAGGGTCACTTCTACACCTTTGGCCGTGTCTTCTCTGGACTAGTGTCCACTGGCCTTAAGGTCCGGATCATGGGGCCCAACTACACCCCAGGAAAGAAGGAGGACCTCTACCTGAAGTCCATCCAGAGAACTATTCTGATGATGGGCCGCTATGTGGAGCCCATTGAGGATGTGCCCTGTGGGAACATTGTGGGTCTGGTAGGCGTCGATCAATTCCTGGTGAAGACTGGCACCATCACCACCTTTGAGCATGCCCATAACATGCGTGTGATGAAGTTCAGTGTGAGCCCTGTGGTCAGGGTGGCTGTGGAAGCCAAGAACCCCGCTGACCTGCCCAAGCTGGTAGAGGGCCTGAAGCGGCTGGCCAAGTCTGACCCCATGGTGCAGTGCATCATCGAGGAGTCCGGCAAGCACATCATTGCAGGGGCTGGCGAGCTGCACCTGGAGATCTGCCTCAAGGACCTGGAGGAGGACCACACCTGCATCCCCATCAAGAAATCGGACCCAGTTGTCTCCTACCGCGAGACCATCAGCGAGGAGTCGAGCATGCTCTGCCTCTCCAAGTCCCCCAACAAGCACAACCGGCTGTACATGAAGGCACGGCCCTTCCCCGACGGCCTGGCCGAGGACATCGACAAGGGTGATGTGTCAGCGCGCCAGGAGCTCAAGCAGCGGGCTCGGTACCTGGCCAAGAAGTACGAGTGGGATGTGGCTGAGGCCCGCAAGATCTGGTGCTTTGGGCCTGATGGTACTGGCCCCAACGTTCTGACCGACATCACCAAGGGAGTACAGTATCTCAATGAGATCAAGGACAGCGTGGTGGCCGGCTTCCAGTGGGCCACCAAGGAGGGTGCGCTGTGCGAGGAGAACATCAGGGGTGTGCGCTTTGATGTCCACGACGTGACCCTGCATGCGGATGCCATCCAC CGGGGGGGTGGCCAGATCATCCCCACTGCCCGGCGCTGCCTCTACTCCAGCGTGCTGACAGCCCAGCCACGCCTCATGGAGCCTATCTACCTTGTGGAGATCCAGTGTCCCGAGCAAGTGGTCGGGGGCATCTGTGGCGTTCTGAACAGGAAGCGGGGCCATGTGTTCGAGGAGTCCCAGGTGGCTGGCACCCCCATGTTTGTTGTGAAGGCATACCTGCCAGTCAATGAGTCCTTTGGCTTCACAGCCGACCTACGGTCCAACACTGGCGGCCAGGCCTTCCCGCAGTGCGTGCTCGACCACGGGCAGATCCTGCCCGGGGACCCCTTCGAAAACACCAGTCGACCCAGCCAGGTGGTGGCCGAGACGCGCAAGCGCAAAGGCCTGAAGGAGGGCATCCCGGCCCTGGACAACTTCCTGGACAAATTGTAG